Proteins co-encoded in one Leptodactylus fuscus isolate aLepFus1 chromosome 4, aLepFus1.hap2, whole genome shotgun sequence genomic window:
- the LOC142201032 gene encoding LOW QUALITY PROTEIN: tubulin delta chain-like (The sequence of the model RefSeq protein was modified relative to this genomic sequence to represent the inferred CDS: inserted 2 bases in 1 codon; deleted 2 bases in 1 codon; substituted 1 base at 1 genomic stop codon): MTPLPSVHAPLTSSSSAPSPSGLLPLCVPGSRLXERPPTEHEAPTARRLQAAACAEWVRAANSPGHESEGLGREKVQGFPAGSQHCGLRLLGSXPPEHGAEMAQTHPLPSVTTVTGGGGGGDYTPSDEDNVRPRTQQKMSLIWLQVGQCGNQIGQEWWQILSSNIPEADRFPYFSRDGLINAICVDTEPKVIRKLRQQVKKGYFRDGNIIVGQRGRGSNWAYGYQGISTSAEKSLLDRTMEAFRKEVERRDCYSGTVILHSLCGGTGSGMGSRLCEEIRDAYPAGYILSVTAAPHETGDSPLQHYNSLLCMAWMQRFCDGVLLFQNDEVMKSASSLVEKKTFTASGLQPSVSLSSMNAHIASCLAGLLCPVYSLKTRSSVSVGLEPWELIRCLCPMSTMKFLRTSQICRRGTASWDKVTSSVVQTIPRADPHGHLHHSLSVLAVARNSQDYSFLLSRDSVLMKLRQAYRCVSWNPAAVHCWTDPQNILDPSCHSHSLTVCANHSSASDLASSVLSKARTMYDAGAYLHWYRRYGCEDDHFQMAFDTLNSVVDEYRGLGVP, from the exons ATGACGCCGCTGCCCTCCGTCCATGCGCCGCTCACGTCTTCCTCCTCAGCCCCCTCTCCCTCCGGCCTCTTACCCCTGTGCGTTCCCGGCTCTCGCCTGTAGGAGAGGCCGCCCACCGAGCACGAGGCCCCGACTGCACGGCGACTACAGGCCGCGGCTTGTGCAGAATGGGTCAGGGCCGCAAACAGTCCAGGACACGAGTCAGAGGGCTTAGGCCGGGAGAAGGTGCAAGGTTTCCCGGCAGGATCGCAGCACTGCGGCCTCCGGCTGCTCGGCTC TCCTCCAGAACACGGAGCGGAAATGGCGCAAACTCATCCACTTCCTTCAGTCACAACTGTAACGGGG GGGGGTGGAGGAGGAGATTACACCCCCAGCGATGAGGACAACGTACGGCCCCGCACACAG CAGAAAATGTCACTGATCTGGCTCCAGGTTGGACAATGCGGTAACCAAATAGGACAGGAATGGTGGCAGATCCTCAGCAGCAATATCCCCGAAGCTGACCG GTTTCCGTATTTCTCCCGTGACGGACTCATTAACGCCATTTGTGTAGACACAGAACCCAAAGTGATCCGCAAACTGCGCCAGCAGGTGAAGAAAGG ATACTTCAGAGATGGCAACATCATTGTGGGACAGCGAGGACGGGGCAGTAACTGGGCATATG GATACCAAGGGATTTCGACCTCTGCGGAGAAGAGCCTGCTGGACAGGACCATGGAGGCGTTCCGGAAGGAAGTGGAACGGCGGGACTGCTATAGCGGCACGGTGATCCTGCACAGTCTGTGTGGCGGCACCGGCTCCG GCATGGGCTCTCGGTTATGTGAAGAGATCAGAGATGCGTACCCCGCTGGTTATATATTATCAGTGACCGCAGCGCCACATGAGACCGGCGACTCCCCGCTGCAGCATTACAATTCTCTGCTCTGCATGGCCTGGATGCAAAG GTTCTGTGATGGGGTCCTTCTCTTCCAGAATGATGAGGTGATGAAGAGCGCGTCCTCCCTAGTGGAGAAGAAGACATTCACGGCGTCCGGGCTTCAGCCATCGGTCTCTCTTAGCTCCATGAACGCGCACATTGCTTCCTGCCTGGCAGGGCTGCTCTGTCCGGTATATTCACTGAAGACGAGAAG TTCGGTGAGCGTCGGTCTGGAGCCCTGGGAACTGATCCGCTGTCTGTGTCCGATGTCCACCATGAAGTTCCTGCGTACGTCTCAGATATGCAGGAG GGGAACGGCCTCCTGGGACAAAGTGACAAGCTCCGTGGTTCAGACCATCCCCCGAGCCGATCCACACGGCCATCTT CATCACAGTCTGTCCGTCCTCGCCGTGGCTCGTAACTCTCAGGACTATTCTTTTCTGCTTTCCCGGGACTCTGTGCTGATGAAGCTGCGGCAGGCGTATCGCTGTGTGTCGTGGAACCCCGCCGCCGTCCACTGCTGGACAG ACCCCCAGAATATTCTTGACCCCTCGTGTCACAGCCATTCGCTGACCGTCTGCGCCAATCACTCCAGTGCGTCTGACCTGGCGAGCAGTGTGCTGTCTAAGGCTCGGACAATGTACGATGCAGGAGCGTATCTGCACTGGTACCGGCGATACGGCTGCGAGGACGACCACTTCCAGATGGCCTTCGATACCCTGAACTCGGTGGTGGATGAATACCGCGGTCTGGGGGTCCCATGA